The proteins below are encoded in one region of Leptotrichia sp. oral taxon 218:
- a CDS encoding adenylyl-sulfate reductase subunit alpha produces the protein MLKIKELETDVLIIGGGTAGCYAAVTISKNSDLSVLVVEKANIKRSGCLAAGINAINAYNVKGRVPQDYVDYTIKDANGIVRKDLVLTAANRFNEITAEVEKLGLVILKDANGEYVNRGNRNIKINGENFKPILANAVKKSKNVKVLNTVNITDLITENGEIKGAVGFSIIENAAYKILAKKVIVATGGASGLYKPNNPGFSRHKMWYPPFNTGAGYAMGIKAGAEMTTFEMRFIALRCKDTIAPTGTIAQGVGAKQVNSRGFVYEDKYGITTSERVYGTVKENQLGNGPCYLKTSGITDEESESLLKAYLNMAPSQTLKWIESGKNPNEQDVEIQGTEPYIVGGHTASGFWINTNRETTVKGLYAAGDVAGGFPQKYVTGALAEGEIAALDIISKIKLENKENKENQNFSEQSEKIIKEYENILNFEKNKINEFSIEDLEEGMQKVMDEYAGGISANYQFNEKQLKLADEKISQLLELSKDVKAEDMHDLMFAYELKDRLLVCKSLIAHLFYRKETRWHTFNENLDHPKTDEKFFKYVNSKLIDDKLEVFTREIVKEDFYEHSN, from the coding sequence GTGGAAAAAGCAAATATTAAAAGAAGCGGATGTCTTGCGGCTGGGATTAATGCTATTAATGCTTATAATGTGAAAGGCAGAGTACCACAAGATTATGTGGATTACACGATAAAAGATGCAAATGGAATTGTGAGAAAAGATTTGGTTTTAACCGCTGCAAATAGATTTAACGAAATTACGGCTGAGGTTGAAAAATTAGGACTTGTAATTTTGAAAGATGCAAACGGGGAATATGTCAACCGTGGAAATAGAAATATTAAAATAAATGGAGAAAATTTTAAACCGATACTTGCCAATGCTGTGAAAAAGTCTAAAAATGTAAAAGTATTAAATACTGTAAATATAACAGACTTAATCACAGAAAATGGCGAAATTAAAGGAGCGGTAGGTTTTTCTATAATAGAAAATGCGGCTTATAAAATTTTAGCAAAAAAAGTGATTGTTGCGACAGGAGGAGCCTCTGGACTTTATAAACCAAATAATCCTGGATTTTCTAGACATAAAATGTGGTATCCGCCATTTAACACGGGTGCTGGATATGCGATGGGAATAAAAGCTGGAGCAGAAATGACAACTTTTGAGATGAGATTTATTGCGCTTAGATGTAAGGACACAATTGCGCCGACTGGAACGATTGCACAGGGAGTTGGAGCAAAGCAAGTAAACTCAAGAGGTTTTGTATATGAGGATAAATACGGAATTACAACAAGTGAGCGAGTTTATGGAACAGTTAAGGAAAATCAGCTGGGAAATGGTCCTTGCTATTTGAAAACAAGTGGAATTACAGATGAAGAAAGTGAAAGTTTGTTAAAAGCATATTTAAATATGGCACCAAGTCAGACGCTTAAATGGATAGAAAGTGGGAAAAATCCGAATGAGCAAGATGTTGAAATTCAAGGAACAGAGCCTTATATAGTTGGAGGACATACAGCGAGTGGATTTTGGATAAATACGAATAGAGAGACGACTGTAAAAGGTCTTTATGCGGCAGGAGATGTAGCTGGTGGCTTTCCGCAAAAATATGTCACAGGAGCACTGGCAGAAGGAGAAATTGCTGCACTTGACATAATTTCAAAAATAAAATTAGAAAATAAAGAAAATAAAGAAAATCAAAATTTTTCTGAACAATCTGAAAAAATAATAAAAGAATATGAAAATATTTTAAATTTTGAGAAAAATAAGATAAATGAATTTTCAATAGAAGATTTGGAAGAGGGAATGCAAAAAGTGATGGACGAATACGCTGGAGGAATTTCTGCAAATTATCAGTTTAATGAAAAACAGTTAAAATTAGCGGATGAAAAAATTTCTCAGCTGCTTGAACTTTCGAAAGATGTAAAAGCAGAAGATATGCATGATTTGATGTTTGCGTATGAATTAAAAGATAGACTTTTAGTTTGTAAATCGTTAATTGCGCACTTATTTTACCGAAAAGAGACGAGATGGCACACATTTAATGAAAATTTGGATCATCCGAAAACAGACGAGAAATTTTTTAAATATGTTAATTCGAAATTAATAGATGACAAGTTGGAAGTTTTTACAAGAGAAATAGTGAAGGAGGATTTCTATGAGCATAGTAATTGA
- a CDS encoding FHA domain-containing protein — MKICKECGYELEDDEIECPNCGEVFAESEEKNIKKIDDDKNNKKTEKDIEKNIEKEEEKREETKTGKMLARCNVTGFEVEINEGETEFYCEDCQEEHSIDGEMYVAINLEKEEKIEEIEEKRKKREEQKEKNLKTEKKFEEEALYLLFRGNETEFIKIPKTGGTVGRYGDYGAKFFNERYMQTVSGEHLKIDYRGGDWIIEHLSKTNDTEVNGEKMEYESPIILKDGFKITLAKRIVFTVRIRS, encoded by the coding sequence ATGAAAATTTGTAAAGAATGCGGTTATGAACTTGAAGATGATGAGATAGAATGTCCTAATTGTGGGGAAGTTTTTGCTGAAAGTGAAGAAAAAAATATAAAAAAAATTGACGATGACAAAAATAATAAAAAAACTGAAAAAGATATAGAGAAAAATATTGAAAAAGAAGAAGAGAAAAGAGAAGAAACTAAAACTGGGAAAATGTTGGCAAGATGTAATGTGACAGGTTTTGAAGTTGAAATAAATGAAGGTGAAACTGAGTTTTATTGTGAAGATTGTCAAGAAGAGCACAGTATAGATGGCGAAATGTATGTTGCTATAAATTTGGAAAAAGAGGAAAAAATTGAAGAAATAGAAGAAAAAAGAAAAAAAAGAGAAGAACAAAAAGAAAAAAATTTAAAAACTGAAAAGAAATTTGAAGAAGAAGCACTTTATCTGCTTTTTCGAGGTAATGAAACTGAATTTATTAAAATCCCTAAAACTGGTGGAACAGTTGGAAGGTATGGAGATTACGGAGCTAAATTTTTTAATGAAAGATATATGCAAACGGTGTCGGGAGAACATTTAAAGATTGATTATAGAGGTGGCGACTGGATAATTGAACATCTTAGTAAAACTAATGATACGGAAGTGAACGGGGAAAAAATGGAATATGAAAGTCCTATTATTTTGAAAGACG
- a CDS encoding ferredoxin family protein gives MSIVIDPLKCIGCTKCTQVCPGTLIEMTDLKMDRKKAVMKYPKDCWGCVSCVKECPVQAISFFLGADIGGNGSTMVTKEKGDILSWIIEKRDGTTQVIDINRKDANKY, from the coding sequence ATGAGCATAGTAATTGATCCATTAAAATGTATAGGCTGTACAAAATGCACACAAGTTTGTCCAGGAACTTTGATAGAAATGACCGATTTAAAAATGGACAGAAAAAAAGCGGTTATGAAATATCCAAAAGACTGCTGGGGATGCGTTTCATGCGTAAAAGAATGTCCAGTTCAAGCGATTTCATTCTTTTTGGGAGCTGATATTGGAGGAAATGGAAGTACGATGGTAACAAAGGAAAAAGGTGATATTTTGAGCTGGATAATCGAGAAAAGAGATGGAACGACTCAAGTAATTGATATTAACAGGAAAGATGCAAATAAATATTAA